Genomic DNA from Acanthopagrus latus isolate v.2019 chromosome 2, fAcaLat1.1, whole genome shotgun sequence:
TGAGTTCTTTGGTTTTCAGTCCATATATAATAGGGTCCAAAATAGGGGGGAATACTAAAATTGTAACACCGAGAGCTCTTCTTATATAAGGGGACACAATTTTGATGCGATGAGCAGTTAGTGTAATACAAGCACTGAATTCTAGAACTAAGTAAATGACTAAATGTGTGCCACATGTCTGAATGGCTTTTTTTCGGGCATCACGCTGGTTAGTCATAACACATGTACGCAAAATCTGTGCATATGTGTACAGTATCACTGACAGAGGTCCAGCTTGACATATGAATATAGTGAACAGCCCGTAGTAGTTGTTCACTCTGGTGTCGTCACAGGTCAGTTTCACAATTGATGGATTGTTACAGTACAAATCTACTACATTTGTCCTGCAAATTTTAAGCCGTGCAAGTAATGAAAGCTGTACAACTATTAGTGAAATATTGATCGACCAAAttgaaacaattattttaacTAAGTTATGTAGATTCATGATAACATTATACTTTAAAGGACGACATATACAGTAGCAATGTATCTGTCATATGCCATGGCAGTCAAGGTCAGCACGTTTCCTCCACCATAAATGTGAGCCAGTAAAGCCTGAATAACACATGCAGGAAAGGAGATCCGTCTGTTTTGTGTCACAATGCTGTAAACAAGCTGAGGGAAAAGAGCTGTAGCACCCAACATGTCACTGATGGGCAAGTTGAACAGCAGAATAAACATGGGCCTGTGCAGCTTTGCACTACAAGCAATAGTTGTTAATACCAACAAGTTGCAAAACATAAGAAACAGATATGTTAAAGTcccaaacaaaaatgctggGTAGATGTATCTATTAGGTAAACCCAGTGTTTCCAATGTTAataaaactgaagcagatgCATTTGTGTACATCATCTTGCAAGTGTTAGCTTGTTGCTGTTGCTTTCTTTTGCTGAAACAACtgttaaaagagaaagaaaaaacattacattgtaCATGTGAACAGACAATTATATATTAAGTGCtatgaaataaatcagctgtgCCTCTGCTATCTCACCTCTGGTAATATGTTGTCCTCTTCTCACATACAGTTGAAACCTGTTAGTTGTAAGTTGTAAGACTCAGCCTTTTATTGGCATGAAGCACATTGATATTACCCAAGACTGCAGTccattacattttgtcacaagACTGACATATCAGGTGCCCTGTTATCTCTGTTGGTTGAGCATGTGTCCCAAGAACCATTGCTGTGTCCTAGCTGCTGTGACCCGCCCTGGACTGTCTTCACCTGGGGACTCCCAATAGAACAGCTAAGGAGCATCTCTGTATCAGGGGACCAACAACCTTCAACAAGGCCCTGGAAGACACAGAGACATTGTTGGGCAGCATGTTGGCCAGCACTGTCGCCTCACAGCAAGAATGTCATGATTTCAAATCCCACTCATGCAGGGCctttctgtgcagagtttgcacattctccctgtgtgtgtgtgtgcatgcgtgggTTTACTCCAGGTAGTAAATCTCCAGTCACTGCCCTTCACCAAGACACTGGCTCAGATCTAAACTTGGTCCCAGAGTGGAACTCCTGCCCACGGCTCCCTCAAGTTGAGGATTAATACCAGTCTGACTATGTTATACACTGTATAATATTTGATCATAATCTGTGCATGAAATTTCATTTGTgtcacctttattttttttttaagaacttaCAGAATTTTTACATAGAAGATAGACACATACATAAAAATATGCGACATCATTTCTGTTGCTAAGGTGAAgaaattctttgtttttcattttttaatagaatcattacacatacacacagcaacaaaccaaaTGTGGTGGACAACTTATTACAGAGTATAACAAATGAAATCtgcataaagaaaaacaaagatctgTTGATTAGTTGTATATACAGGGCACCAATCTTTCAGGGACTGTATGGAGGAATTGTTTTGAAagtacttttcatttttgggcatTTCAGTTTTGGTCTGTTGAATCCAAATATACTAAAAAAATGGCTGAAGAATTTATGAACACAGTGTACATTATTTCTAATCAACAATGtctaaacacaaactgtgtaaaaaaaagaatgtacaaaaacatttgtattcacTGTTCACATGCTCctttttatttactcatttcatttttatttatacatttttcactGAAAGCAAAGTGggtatttatgtatgtatgtgtgtgtgtgtgtgtgtgtgtgtgtgtgtgtgtgtgtgtgtgtgtgtgtgtgtgtgtgtgtgtgtgtgtgtgtgtgtgtcattctcAAATGCTTCTAACATATATACTTAAATATGGGAATCGTTAATGTTGAagaggacaaaataaatcaatatagaGGCTTTAATACATATGATAATGGTTGATGAATTAAATTGTATTTTGCAGAATATATTTggttatatattatatgtatatatatatgtattttgtttttctggtgacCTGAGCGACATGAACCAACCTGGTATATACCCCGAAATACTTTACAACTCAACGACAACAGCCACATCAAGACGACCATAATAAGGAGAGAATAACTGCAAAGGTTTACCACAGGATGCAACACTTACAAAACTGAAGAACTGTGTGGCCAGGTCACAACTAAAGAACTCCAGAGCTGCGCTGAGAACATCTTGTGGACTGGTCagacacaacaagacagacATGGTGGTCACCTGTGAAACATGGTGGAGCTGCGATACTGTGGCATGTGTGACTACTGACAAAAGCAGAATGAATTCTAGGATGTACAtaataattttatatatttggaGACACTAGTTTTGATTACAAGTGTACTAGATTTAGATGTTTATATGAACATATGTATAAATTtgaacaaaaaatgaataaagttttaATTCACATTTCTCTTTAAGAATATTCGAATGCTCTGCTTGAGTTCTTTGGTTTTCAGTCCATAAATAACTGGGTCCAAAAACGGGGGGAAAATTAAAACTGACACACCCAGAGCTCTTCTCAGTAAAGGGGACACACTCTCAAAGCGATGAGCGAGGAGTGTAGCTAGAGTGTTGATTTGTAGAATAAGGTAAATGGTTAAATGTGTGCCACATGTCTGAATGGCTTTTTTTCGGGCATCAGGCTGGTTAGTCATAACACATGTACGCAAAATCTGTGCATATGTGTATAGAATTATTGAGAGTGATCCGCCTTGgagaa
This window encodes:
- the LOC119007910 gene encoding LOW QUALITY PROTEIN: olfactory receptor 4D11-like (The sequence of the model RefSeq protein was modified relative to this genomic sequence to represent the inferred CDS: deleted 2 bases in 1 codon); amino-acid sequence: MYTNASASVLLTLETLGLPNRYIYPAFLFGTLTYLFLMFCNLLVLTTIACSAKLHRPMFILLFNLPISDMLGATALFPQLVYSIVTQNRRISFPACVIQALLAHIYGGGNVLTLTAMAYDRYIATICRPLKYNVIMNLHNLVKIIVSIWSINISLIVVQLSLLARLKICRTNVVDLYCNNPSIVKLTCDDTRVNNYYGLFTIFICQAGPLSVILYTYAQILRTCVMTNQRDARKKAIQTCGTHLVIYLVLEFSACITLTAHRIKIVSPYIRRALGVTILVFPPILDPIIYGLKTKELKTGIKMFFKINVGS